A single window of Oncorhynchus keta strain PuntledgeMale-10-30-2019 chromosome 34, Oket_V2, whole genome shotgun sequence DNA harbors:
- the LOC118367862 gene encoding probable ATP-dependent RNA helicase ddx6 produces the protein MSTARTENPTSIMGLNKPNGQFRGPLKPVGLTSGSLATAPQPDAQQKGGNIPQGSGGIRFGDDWKKCLQLPQKDCRFRTSDVTSTKGNEFEDYCLKRELLMGIFEMGWEKPSPVQEESIPIALSGRDILARAKNGTGKSGAYLIPLLERIDLKKDHIQAMVMVPTRELALQVSQISIQVSKHMGGVKVMATTGGTNLRDDIMRLDETVHVVIATPGRILDLIKKGVAKVDKVQMMVMDEADKLLSQDFVVLIEDIISFLAKGRQILLYSATFPISVQKFMAKHLSKPYEINLMDELTLKGITQYYAYVTERQKVHCLNTLFSRLQINQSIIFCNSTQRVELLAKKITQLGYSCFYIHAKMMQEYRNRVFHDFRNGLCRNLVCTDLFTRGIDIQAVNVVINFDFPKNAETYLHRIGRSGRFGHLGLAINLITSEDRFNLKSIEDQLVTDIKPIPGSIDKGLYVAEFHSGDPDAEDEIRGKDGELSAA, from the exons ATGTCTACAGCAAGAACGGAGAACCCAACATCCATCATGGGACTGAACAAGCCCAATGGGCAGTTTAGAGGACCACTCAAGCCAGTTGGACTAACATCAGGATCCCTGGCAACTGCCCCACAACCAGATGCCCAACAGAAGGGAGGTAACATTCCCCAGGGCAGTGGGGGCATCCGGTTTGGCGACGACTGGAAGAAGTGCCTGCAGCTTCCACAGAAAGACTGCAGATTTAGAACATCA GATGTGACATCGACCAAGGGGAATGAGTTTGAGGACTACTGCCTGAAGCGGGAGCTACTGATGGGGATCTTTGAGATGGGCTGGGAGAAACCATCTCCTGTACAG GAGGAGAGCATCCCCATTGCTCTGTCAGGAAGGGACATCCTTGCCCGGGCTAAGAACGGTACCGGGAAAAGCGGAGCCTACCTCATTCCTCTCCTGGAGAGGATAGACCTGAAGAAGGACCACATACAGG CCATGGTGATGGTTCCTACTCGGGAGTTGGCCCTGCAGGTGAGCCAGATCAGCATCCAGGTGAGCAAGCACATGGGCGGGGTCAAGGTCATGGCCACCACAGGAGGCACCAACCTGAGGGATGACATCATGCGTCTGGACGAGACTG TGCATGTGGTGATAGCTACACCAGGCAGGATCTTGGACCTGATAAAGAAGGGAGTGGCCAAAGTGGATAAAGTCCAGATGATGGTGATGGATGAG gCAGACAAGCTGCTGTCTCAGGACTTTGTGGTCCTGATCGAAGACATCATTAGCTTCCTGGCTAAGGGTCGTCAGATCCTACTCTACTCTGCCACCTTCCCCATCAGTGTGCAGAAGTTCATG gCGAAGCACCTTTCAAAGCCCTATGAGATCAACCTGATGGATGAGCTGACACTGAAGGGCATCACCCAGTACTATGCCTACGTCACTGAGAGGCAGAAAGTCCACTGCCTCAACACCCTCTTCTCCAGG CTCCAGATCAACCAGTCCATTATCTTCTGTAACTCCACCCAGCGGGTTGAGCTGCTGGCCAAGAAGATAACCCAGCTGGGCTACTCCTGCTTCTACATCCACGCCAAGATGATGCAG GAGTATAGAAACCGTGTTTTCCATGACTTCAGAAACGGACTCTGCAGGAACTTGGTCTGCACTG ATCTGTTCACCAGGGGAATTGACATTCAAGCGGTGAACGTAGTGATCAACTTTGACTTCCCCAAGAACGCTGAGACGTACCTGCATCGCATCGGCAGATCAG GGAGGTTTGGTCACCTGGGTCTGGCCATCAACCTGATCACCTCTGAGGACCGCTTCAACCTGAAGTCCATCGAGGACCAGCTGGTGACTGACATTAAGCCCATCCCCGGCAGCATCGACAAGGGTCTGTACGTGGCGGAGTTCCACTCTGGTGACCCAGACGCAGAAGACGAGATCAGAGGCAAGGACGGCGAGTTAAGCGCAGCATAA
- the LOC118367864 gene encoding apolipoprotein A-I-like → MKVLAVLAIAVLSGCHANLFYADEPKPQLEQLTDAFWDYVAKATKTADDTVQMIRKSQLGQDVNNRITESADVASQYAVSLQEQLPPAAKDLMTKITQEAEVLRERLEQDLGSVKGKLEPYAEEMKTQVQQRVEQLKQDLAPYAESLDSETLRATLLQKSEELKGSLEQSVKELQSQLGPYTDELKQKVDLRLQDFQKRVAPLAENLQSQLTTRAQMVQQSLAPYAEDLKDKLDPYAQDLKAQLSALYQAFTNTN, encoded by the exons ATGAAGGTGTTGGCGGTGCTTGCAATTGCTGTACTCTCTG GTTGCCATGCTAACCTATTCTATGCCGATGAGCCCAAGCCACAGCTGGAGCAGCTGACAGATGCCTTCTGGGACTACGTCGCCAAGGCAACAAAAACTGCAGATGACACCGTCCAGATGATCAGGAAGTCTCAGTTGGGACAGGATGTCAA TAACCGCATCACAGAGAGCGCTGACGTGGCCAGCCAATACGCAGTCTCCCTTCAGGAGCAGCTTCCTCCTGCAGCCAAGGACCTGATGACCAAGATTACCCAGGAGGCTGAGGTGCTGAGAGAGCGTCTGGAGCAAGACCTGGGCAGTGTCAAGGGGAAACTGGAGCCCTACGCAGAGGAGATGAAGACACAAGTCCAGCAGAGAGTGGAGCAGCTGAAACAGGATCTGGCTCCCTATGCAGAGTCCCTGGACTCCGAGACCCTGAGGGCCACCCTGCTCCAGAAGAGTGAGGAGCTGAAGGGGAGTCTGGAGCAGAGTGTGAAGGAGCTGCAGTCCCAGCTGGGTCCCTACACGGATGAGCTGAAGCAGAAAGTGGACCTGCGCCTGCAGGACTTCCAGAAGAGAGTGGCCCCCCTGGCCGAGAACCTCCAGAGCCAGCTGACCACCAGAGCTCAGATGGTGCAGCAGAGCCTGGCCCCCTATGCTGAGGACCTGAAGGACAAGCTGGACCCTTACGCCCAGGACCTGAAGGCCCAGCTCAGCGCCCTCTACCAGGCCTTCACCAACACCAACTAA